GCAGGGACGATGATGGCGTTGAATTGGGCACCGCCGCTTCCCAGATATGTCACGTCGTACCCGTCGCCCTCGATGTCGCCTGAGAGCGCGGCGGCCCGCTCGATGGCCAGTTCGGAGTCACCGATGCGGTCGGCGAAACCGTTCTGGGTTGCCTGTGCGCCGAGGTACGTGCCGCCGTTGGCGACTTCCTCGCGGGAGACGGTCAGTTGCTCGCCCCGGTGACGCATGACCGTCCCGACGAAGGAGCGCTGGAGCACCTCGATATCCTCTCGGAGGCCGTCCTTGCTTATCTGGGCCTTGTCCGGCCCCGAGCGGACGAACGTCTCGCCCTGCTGTTCGGCCTGCTCGATGAGGCTCAGCGGGGCCTGGACGATGACGCCGATACTCCCGACGTTCGAACTCGGCTTGACCACGATCTCGTCGGCCGGAGCGATGCCGTAATAGCCGCCCGAGGCGGCCGTGCCCTCGACGTAGGCGACGACGGGCATCTCGCTGGCGGTCCGGTTCACGGCGAGGTAGAACTCCTCGCTTGAGTCGACCGGCCCGCCGGGGCTGTCGACCCGGAGGACGACTGCCTCGATTGAGCCGTTGTTCCGTGCTTCGCGGAGGTCCTGCTTGACGGCGTTGACGTTAGCGTCGGTTGTGCCGCCGCGAAGGGTGACGACGGCGACGCTCGGATCGTCGTCGCCACCGCTTGGCACGCCGTTCCAGATGACCGGCGCGAATATCGCGGCGACGACGAGGGCGAGCGTGACTGCGATCACGTACGACGCCGTCATCGCCGAGAACAGTTGTTCTCTCCCAAACATCTATACATCCCGTTCGGACTGCGGGAGTAATAAACCCCGGTCGGCGTCCCCTGTTGCGGTCTGCCGCACTGGACAGGCTGAGAGAGCAGCGACCAACGGTTATTGGGCTCCGGGTCGTGCAACCGGTATGGAAACCCGAGCACTGGGCGACACTGGGCAGGAGAGCACGGTGCTGACGTTCGGCTCGATAGCACTCAACTGGCTCGAACAGGAAGGGGCGAACCAGCTGGTCGAACTCGTGCTGGACCACGGCGTCAACCACTTCGACGTCGCGCCGACCTACGGCGACGCGGAGCTGAAACTGGGGCCGAAGCTCCGCCAGCACCGCGAGGAGATTTTCCTGGGCTGCAAGACCCAGGAGCGCGAGTACGAGGGGGCCGCCCGGAAAATCGACCGGTCGCTGAACCGCCTCGGCATCGACACTATCGACCTCTACCAGATTCACGGCCTGGAGTACGAGGACGAACTGGACACCATCACCGCCGACGACGGCGCGCTGGCGGCGATACGCGAGGCAAAAGCGGACGGGAAAATCAACCATATCGGGCTGACGAGCCACGGTAATCCCGAACTCATCCTCGACGCCATCGACCGCATCGACGACCTGGAGACGGTGATGTTCCCACTGAACCCCGTCGTCGCCGGCAAGGACGACAGCGAATACGACTACGAGGCCGTCCTGGACCGCTGCGAGGCGGAGGGCATCGGCACGCTGGGCATCAAGGCCTTCGCGAAGGGGTCGTGGCCGCCGA
The genomic region above belongs to Haloarcula hispanica ATCC 33960 and contains:
- a CDS encoding S49 family peptidase, which encodes MFGREQLFSAMTASYVIAVTLALVVAAIFAPVIWNGVPSGGDDDPSVAVVTLRGGTTDANVNAVKQDLREARNNGSIEAVVLRVDSPGGPVDSSEEFYLAVNRTASEMPVVAYVEGTAASGGYYGIAPADEIVVKPSSNVGSIGVIVQAPLSLIEQAEQQGETFVRSGPDKAQISKDGLREDIEVLQRSFVGTVMRHRGEQLTVSREEVANGGTYLGAQATQNGFADRIGDSELAIERAAALSGDIEGDGYDVTYLGSGGAQFNAIIVPAGAETVQGANNVTYLVHPDDSETMFREPVKYYAVWGIPAEDNNATVIRND
- a CDS encoding aldo/keto reductase, with the protein product METRALGDTGQESTVLTFGSIALNWLEQEGANQLVELVLDHGVNHFDVAPTYGDAELKLGPKLRQHREEIFLGCKTQEREYEGAARKIDRSLNRLGIDTIDLYQIHGLEYEDELDTITADDGALAAIREAKADGKINHIGLTSHGNPELILDAIDRIDDLETVMFPLNPVVAGKDDSEYDYEAVLDRCEAEGIGTLGIKAFAKGSWPPTDELAEADRPYANWYEPVDTPEVIRERFDFAAAQGLDTVVSPGDPKLVAMVLDAASRSEGMDEARQRALIEEARHDDSPVPEQLHH